Proteins from a single region of Bactrocera neohumeralis isolate Rockhampton unplaced genomic scaffold, APGP_CSIRO_Bneo_wtdbg2-racon-allhic-juicebox.fasta_v2 cluster10, whole genome shotgun sequence:
- the LOC126765062 gene encoding uncharacterized protein LOC126765062: protein MQKLCLLIWWKRLQNRKGRGGSCGVRKMLLKRPKEGHFTLLIPKIRLNDVETFINFHRMDPNSFDELLHILGPSMRNTPNKSEEEITQTEILALTLRYLASGDSMKSIGFYGFRIGASTTSNIIRETCELIWKKLQFVFPAPSEEVWANVADDFFLKWGFPNCLGAIDGKHVVVQAFPNHNSLTYNYKHTHSIILMAVADANYKFIMVDIGALGHNSDGGVFKSCRFGYKILHHPADLKIGEGKLLPNSNEVAPFVFLADEAFPLRRNIMLPYPGRNIMNLPQEEVIFNNHLSRARRVVENAFGIMASRFRIFRKPIIASKQTARNIVKATVCLHNWLREKSAPDDVCVHLQNIQREEQPILQSFLQPVMSSHSNHASQDAIAVRRMYTNYFKNLPENI, encoded by the exons ATGCAAAAGCTGTGCTTGCTAATTTGGTGGAAAAGGTTACAAAATCGAAAAGGAAGGGGAGGAAGCTGCGGTGTGCGCAAAATGCTTTTGAAGCGGCCGAAAGAGGGGCATTTTACCCTACTTATTCCAAAAATTCGATTGAATGATGTGGAAACGTTCATAAATTTCCACCGCATGGACCCCAACAGTTTCGATGAACTTCTTCACATATTGGGCCCCAGTATGAGGAACACACCGAATAAAAGTGAGGAAGAAATAACACAAACAGAAATATTAGCTTTAACGCTCag ATATCTAGCAAGCGGCGATAGCATGAAATCGATTGGATTTTATGGTTTCCGAATTGGTGCATCCACAACATCCAATATTATAAGGGAGACTTGTGAGCTCATATGGAAAAAATTGCAATTCGTTTTTCCTGCTCCTTCAGAAGAGGTTTGGGCAAATGTCGCtgacgatttttttttgaagtgggGGTTTCCCAATTGCCTAGGAGCAATAGACGGGAAACATGTTGTTGTACAG GCGTTTCCGAACCACAATTCGCTGACATACAACTATAAACATACGCATAGTATAATTTTAATGGCAGTGGCTGATGccaattacaaatttattatggtGGACATAGGAGCATTGGGACATAACAGCGACGGCGGTGTATTTAAAAGTTGTAGGTTTGGGTACAAAATTTTGCATCATCCAGCAGATTTGAAAATTGGGGAGGGAAAACTGCTTCCCAACTCAAATGAAGTTGCTCCATTTGTTTTTCTAGCGGATGAGGCTTTTCCTTTGCGGAGAAACATTATGCTTCCATATCCAGGTCGGAATATCATGAATTTACCACAAGAAGAAGTTATTTTCAACAATCATCTGTCTAGAGCGCGAAGAGTTGTTGAAAACGCATTTGGTATTATGGCCAGTCGCTTTCGGATATTCCGGAAACCAATTATAGCAAGCAAGCAAACCGCAAGAAATATTGTGAAGGCCACCGTTTGCCTGCATAATTGGCTTCGTGAAAAATCAGCACCGGATGATGTATGTGTACACCTACAAAACATACAACGCGAAGAGCAACCCATTTTGCAAAGTTTTCTGCAACCAGTGATGTCTTCTCACAGTAACCATGCATCTCAAGATGCTATTGCAGTAAGGAGaatgtatacaaattatttcaaaaacttgccagaaaatatatga